Below is a genomic region from Paenibacillus rhizovicinus.
ATTATTTGAGATGACGCCAGGCTGTCGTGCCTTCGTCATACTAATTCCCGGAGCGGGTCAAGCGGTCATCCGCCTCCCTGAAAAGGAAAAACTTTACATGGGAACAAATGTTCTATATACTCAAATGGAACCATATCTAAAATAAAGGTGGTTGTTCTTTTGAGTGACGAGATTGCTTATCTTAAGAATTTCCTTCAAGTAAGGTTGGTTTCGGATTTCGACAAGGCAAGAACGTATTATCAAGATATTCTAGGCTTTCAAGTTGATGGATGGGGACATACGGAACGCGGTAATAATCTTGGCTTTATACTTCAACAAGCCGTAAAGTCAGAAGACGTTCGCCCTAATCCAAAACCAGATAAACCATCCGAAGACGAGCAAACCATCGGATGGGATTCTTATTTCTATAGCAATTTTGACGGAGTTGGACAGTTGTATAGTGAATTCAAGTCAAAGGGA
It encodes:
- a CDS encoding VOC family protein; translation: MSDEIAYLKNFLQVRLVSDFDKARTYYQDILGFQVDGWGHTERGNNLGFILQQAVKSEDVRPNPKPDKPSEDEQTIGWDSYFYSNFDGVGQLYSEFKSKGAIIAYEPRISPMGNSQWKHFAVKDLDGYVMVFGGSQ